The following are encoded in a window of Mycolicibacterium tusciae JS617 genomic DNA:
- a CDS encoding DUF4012 domain-containing protein, producing the protein MNIFSRTPSESDPNGDDADSQRADSDEDARWKRTVGRLGRRNVVFTCLGLLIVAIAFACWLGIRGFEAKSNLEQARESASQAREALLRGDTGDASRLAGDANTHAESARDATHSLPWNVIAAIPWLGSPLKSGQEISDVVVGLTGDVLQPSTDVGSAIAPTRLLEDGRVNVGLLRDQEPKLSKISADAVRLDAEAKAIADPGYLSLLRDARSQLQEQIADIAELLENTALAARLAPSMMGADGPRTYFMAFQTNAEARGAGGLLGGFGILKFDNGTPTVDTLASNTDLQGAVATVDLGPEYAENYGFTNPMTDFRNSNQSPHFPYAAQIWKSMWAQKTGMNVDGVIAIDPVALSYILGAVGPVTMPDGEVITKDNVVELTESTAYVRFPTDQVARKKYLQDIANEVVKKMTGRVESPRALLDALGKAVSERRIAVWSSSPADQELLEKTPLAHVVPDDPAPYAQVFVNNLGGNKLDYYLQREIEYVADGCDGETRLSTVTIRFTNTLPSDKPVPDYVALSPGLRQDIKLDIPRGTMVTSVRLLATKGAKLDSALVSGQKVPVFSGVERGHPSFEVQVVIPPEKSGEVSFRLSEPTSPGSPRVPIQPLVDTVVPEVSVPECSG; encoded by the coding sequence GTGAACATATTCTCGAGGACTCCGTCCGAGTCCGACCCGAACGGCGACGACGCTGATTCGCAACGGGCGGATAGCGACGAAGATGCGCGGTGGAAACGAACAGTTGGGCGTCTAGGCCGTCGTAATGTCGTATTCACCTGCCTCGGGCTACTGATCGTTGCCATCGCGTTTGCATGTTGGCTCGGAATCCGTGGCTTCGAAGCGAAGTCCAACCTTGAGCAGGCCCGCGAGAGCGCGTCGCAGGCCCGGGAAGCACTGCTGAGGGGAGATACCGGCGACGCGTCGCGGTTGGCGGGCGACGCGAATACCCATGCGGAGAGCGCGCGTGACGCGACTCATTCGCTGCCCTGGAACGTCATTGCGGCGATACCTTGGCTCGGAAGCCCTTTGAAGTCCGGTCAAGAGATATCCGACGTTGTCGTGGGCCTTACCGGCGACGTACTCCAGCCCTCCACGGATGTCGGCTCGGCGATCGCGCCGACCCGGTTGCTCGAAGACGGGCGTGTGAACGTGGGACTTCTTCGTGACCAGGAGCCCAAGCTCAGCAAGATTTCGGCCGATGCTGTCAGGCTCGATGCCGAAGCCAAGGCCATTGCGGACCCCGGCTATCTTTCTCTTCTGCGCGACGCCCGCTCGCAGCTGCAGGAGCAGATCGCTGATATTGCAGAACTGTTGGAAAATACGGCTCTTGCCGCGCGTCTCGCCCCATCAATGATGGGCGCCGATGGGCCGCGCACATACTTCATGGCTTTCCAAACCAACGCCGAGGCACGGGGCGCCGGGGGGTTGCTGGGCGGATTTGGAATCCTAAAGTTCGACAACGGCACTCCCACCGTGGATACGTTGGCATCGAACACTGACCTCCAAGGTGCGGTCGCGACAGTCGATCTCGGCCCCGAGTATGCCGAGAACTATGGATTCACCAATCCAATGACAGACTTTCGCAACAGCAACCAAAGCCCTCATTTTCCGTACGCCGCGCAGATCTGGAAGTCCATGTGGGCGCAGAAGACGGGAATGAATGTCGACGGAGTCATCGCCATCGACCCCGTTGCTCTCAGCTACATCCTTGGTGCGGTTGGGCCCGTGACGATGCCGGACGGCGAGGTGATAACGAAAGACAATGTCGTCGAGCTGACCGAATCGACCGCCTACGTTCGCTTTCCGACCGACCAGGTGGCGCGCAAGAAATACCTTCAGGACATCGCCAACGAAGTCGTGAAAAAGATGACTGGACGAGTGGAATCACCCCGTGCGCTACTCGACGCCCTGGGTAAGGCCGTCAGCGAACGCCGGATCGCGGTGTGGAGTTCGTCTCCGGCCGATCAGGAGCTTCTCGAGAAAACTCCGCTCGCACACGTGGTTCCGGACGATCCTGCGCCGTATGCCCAAGTTTTTGTCAATAATCTCGGTGGGAACAAGCTCGATTACTATCTCCAGAGGGAGATCGAGTACGTCGCTGATGGCTGCGACGGCGAAACGCGGTTGTCGACCGTCACAATTCGGTTCACGAACACATTGCCGTCCGACAAGCCCGTGCCGGATTATGTGGCCCTTTCACCGGGCCTTCGTCAAGATATCAAGCTCGACATACCACGCGGCACCATGGTGACCTCCGTCCGTCTCTTGGCGACGAAGGGCGCGAAATTGGATAGCGCACTCGTCAGTGGGCAGAAGGTGCCGGTCTTCAGCGGCGTCGAACGAGGACACCCGAGTTTCGAGGTGCAGGTGGTTATCCCGCCCGAGAAATCGGGTGAAGTGAGCTTCCGTCTTTCCGAACCGACTTCTCCCGGTTCGCCGCGCGTTCCGATCCAACCGTTGGTGGACACCGTTGTCCCCGAAGTATCGGTACCTGAGTGTTCGGGATGA
- a CDS encoding FkbM family methyltransferase — protein sequence MATDAAQVVAFEPFPIMTVSSGSGFRITQMSDWWRKLSHVGGANDVYCRIDCPGKRTRVGRSRRLLSGWQNRNIAHYQTRQLRFSWIVDPDAQARCDGHARRNNHSRLRIRRTGYRFLKVDVQVAESQLLEGAEWALKSHRIRLMYLEWSRDAEVERRLEDAGHSIRFMSALVPT from the coding sequence ATGGCGACCGATGCGGCGCAGGTAGTGGCGTTCGAACCGTTTCCAATAATGACCGTCTCTTCCGGCAGCGGCTTTCGAATTACTCAAATGTCCGATTGGTGGAGAAAGCTGTCGCATGTGGGCGGGGCGAACGACGTTTATTGTCGGATCGACTGTCCAGGGAAGCGAACCAGGGTGGGAAGATCAAGACGGCTACTCAGCGGTTGGCAAAATCGGAACATCGCTCATTACCAAACTCGGCAACTACGCTTCAGTTGGATTGTCGACCCTGATGCGCAAGCGCGGTGTGACGGTCATGCGCGTCGAAACAACCACTCTAGACTTCGAATTAGGCGAACAGGTTATCGATTCCTGAAGGTCGACGTGCAAGTGGCCGAATCTCAATTGCTCGAGGGCGCCGAGTGGGCATTGAAGAGTCACCGAATCAGGTTGATGTATCTCGAGTGGTCGCGCGACGCGGAGGTAGAGCGCCGGCTTGAAGATGCTGGGCACTCCATTCGGTTTATGTCGGCTCTGGTACCGACGTAG
- a CDS encoding DUF4012 domain-containing protein → MSELVTDVLQPSADVAQALSPDRLLQDSRVDVRLLREAAPRLTEISAAASQLGDQAGAISEPTYFSALRDARTQLQAQIADPSYRSVLGEARSQLPAQTSDVAQLLDNTALAARLAPSMMGADGPRTYFMGFQTNAEARGTGGLLGGFGILRFDYGKPSVDTLGPNTELGGPFTPMSLGPEFDQQYGFTKPTTDSRNSNQSSHFPYAAQIWKSMWAQQSGMNVDGVIAIDPIALSYLLGATGPVMMPYGEFISENNVVELTGATTYSRFPTDQVARKNYLRVIATAGQSAIRDGS, encoded by the coding sequence GTGTCTGAACTGGTAACCGACGTGCTGCAACCGTCCGCCGATGTGGCACAAGCGCTTTCACCGGACCGACTACTACAAGACAGTCGGGTCGACGTACGTCTGCTCCGCGAGGCCGCACCCAGGCTGACCGAGATCTCTGCGGCCGCCTCACAACTCGGTGATCAGGCCGGCGCGATCTCCGAGCCGACGTACTTCTCCGCGCTTCGCGATGCGCGCACACAGCTGCAGGCGCAGATAGCGGATCCGTCGTACCGCTCCGTCCTCGGCGAAGCCCGATCGCAGCTACCAGCGCAGACATCCGATGTCGCACAACTGCTGGACAACACAGCCCTCGCCGCGCGGCTGGCACCGTCGATGATGGGTGCCGATGGACCGCGCACCTATTTCATGGGTTTCCAGACCAATGCCGAAGCCCGCGGGACCGGCGGCCTGCTCGGGGGGTTCGGGATTCTTCGGTTCGACTACGGCAAGCCCAGCGTGGATACGTTGGGACCGAACACAGAACTCGGCGGGCCATTTACACCGATGTCTCTTGGCCCGGAATTCGACCAGCAGTACGGGTTCACCAAGCCGACGACCGATTCCCGCAACAGCAATCAGAGCTCCCACTTCCCCTATGCGGCGCAAATCTGGAAATCGATGTGGGCGCAACAGTCGGGAATGAATGTCGACGGAGTTATCGCCATCGATCCGATCGCTCTGAGCTACTTGCTTGGCGCTACTGGCCCGGTAATGATGCCCTACGGCGAGTTCATATCGGAGAACAACGTCGTCGAACTGACCGGCGCCACCACCTACAGCCGATTCCCGACGGATCAGGTTGCACGCAAGAACTACTTGCGAGTCATCGCGACCGCGGGACAATCAGCGATTAGGGACGGGTCGTGA
- a CDS encoding endonuclease/exonuclease/phosphatase family protein: MTTDLGRPLDSPRNVVSTAAGITLLLTASAAALARYTPIPNHLALYAVIASPYLLPTAPFAFVVLLWGRRWLLATLSACLCAALVITQLPYYIATAPNPASIRVGVMTLNMRFGRADPRQIVSIAGRHADILMLQELTVEAVEALSAAGIDKTFPYHALEPRAGPAGIGVYSHYPTTAADTIGGLGKLLLSMRIRVSSAAEDVTVVSTHMGAPWPQPIDSWHDNLASFQGALAKLSAEAGGGVVIVGGDFNSTIDMRPFRRAVGNGFRDAAEQAGVGRAPTYPSNRRFPALIGIDHVLTRNSTATSLRSVDVARTDHRALIAEVEVPAG; encoded by the coding sequence ATGACGACCGACCTGGGTCGGCCGCTGGACTCTCCACGAAATGTCGTCAGCACAGCCGCGGGCATCACGCTGCTGCTGACCGCTAGCGCCGCGGCGCTAGCTCGCTACACACCCATCCCGAACCATCTGGCGTTGTATGCGGTGATCGCCTCCCCGTACTTGTTGCCCACAGCGCCTTTCGCGTTCGTCGTCCTGCTATGGGGACGGCGGTGGTTGCTCGCGACGCTGTCCGCGTGCCTGTGCGCGGCGCTGGTCATCACGCAACTGCCCTACTACATCGCCACGGCTCCGAACCCGGCCTCCATCCGCGTGGGGGTGATGACGCTGAATATGAGATTCGGCCGGGCCGACCCGCGCCAGATCGTCTCCATCGCCGGGCGGCATGCCGACATCCTGATGTTGCAGGAATTAACGGTCGAGGCGGTAGAGGCATTGTCGGCCGCCGGAATCGACAAGACCTTCCCGTACCACGCGCTTGAGCCGCGCGCCGGGCCGGCGGGTATCGGGGTGTACAGCCATTATCCCACGACGGCTGCCGACACGATCGGTGGATTGGGAAAGTTGTTGTTGAGCATGCGTATTCGGGTGAGCAGCGCAGCCGAGGATGTGACAGTGGTCTCGACGCATATGGGCGCCCCGTGGCCGCAGCCCATCGACAGCTGGCATGACAATTTGGCCTCATTCCAAGGCGCCCTTGCGAAGCTTTCAGCCGAGGCCGGTGGTGGAGTTGTTATCGTCGGCGGCGACTTCAACTCCACCATCGATATGCGGCCATTTCGGCGCGCTGTCGGCAATGGCTTTCGCGACGCCGCAGAGCAAGCGGGTGTCGGCCGCGCGCCCACCTACCCGAGCAACCGGCGGTTTCCGGCGCTGATCGGAATCGATCACGTACTCACGAGAAACTCGACCGCCACGTCGCTGAGGAGCGTCGATGTCGCGAGGACGGACCACCGGGCGCTTATCGCCGAAGTGGAAGTGCCAGCGGGCTGA
- a CDS encoding polysaccharide biosynthesis tyrosine autokinase, translating to MTIQDILKLLRARWVIILATTALVVLGAAAVNFLTTPLYQATTRLFVSTTSGTSASEIYQGNRFSQERVVSYTQLVMGETLAQRTIDKLGLDTDAKALQANVTASSKLDTVLIDVAVVDESPVRARDIADALSDEFVVMVRELETPETGMPPDARVIVEQRASIPTVPVSPKTTRNLAVGLALGVLLGVGLAFLRDLLDNTVKDRTNLEEITGVSVVGSIPLDKERRKNPAKSLDNDNSAFAESFRKLRTNLQFLAVDNPPRVIVVTSSMPSEGKSTTAINIALALAENEHTVALVDGDLRRPRLDKYLGLVGSVGFSTVLAGRASLNDVLQKTAFPGVTVLTSGAVPPNPSELLGSLAAKNLLDELRAHFDFVVIDSSPLLAVTDAAILSAGADGVLIVARYGETKREQLAHAVGNLRSVGAPLLGAVFTITPARGGASYSYSYYGYGDGPTQSSSSGAAGRNVALWRRRRNRQARHSEPANSTTHDGL from the coding sequence GTGACTATTCAGGATATTTTAAAACTGCTGCGTGCGCGGTGGGTGATCATCCTCGCCACTACGGCGCTTGTCGTGTTAGGCGCCGCGGCGGTCAACTTTCTCACGACTCCGCTCTACCAGGCCACAACGCGGCTCTTCGTGTCCACAACGTCGGGGACATCGGCTTCCGAGATATACCAGGGCAATCGCTTCTCTCAGGAGCGAGTGGTCTCGTATACCCAGCTGGTGATGGGTGAGACATTGGCTCAGCGCACAATCGACAAACTTGGCCTCGATACGGACGCAAAAGCTCTACAAGCGAACGTCACCGCGAGCTCGAAACTCGATACAGTGCTGATAGATGTAGCAGTCGTTGACGAATCACCAGTCCGCGCACGCGACATCGCCGATGCACTGTCCGATGAATTCGTCGTCATGGTGCGCGAATTGGAGACTCCAGAGACGGGAATGCCGCCGGACGCACGCGTCATTGTCGAACAACGGGCATCGATTCCGACAGTCCCCGTATCCCCGAAAACAACACGCAACCTTGCCGTTGGGTTAGCCCTCGGCGTGCTGTTGGGTGTCGGTCTTGCGTTTCTCCGCGATCTGCTCGACAACACCGTAAAGGACCGAACGAATCTCGAAGAGATCACCGGTGTCTCTGTCGTCGGCAGTATTCCGCTCGATAAGGAACGCCGGAAGAATCCGGCGAAGTCTCTTGACAACGACAACTCGGCATTTGCTGAATCTTTTCGCAAACTCCGTACTAACCTGCAGTTCCTGGCGGTAGACAATCCGCCACGCGTAATCGTTGTCACCAGCTCGATGCCGAGCGAGGGCAAATCTACGACGGCGATCAATATTGCCCTTGCCTTGGCCGAAAACGAACATACGGTGGCGTTAGTGGATGGCGATCTCCGTCGTCCCCGCCTCGACAAATACCTCGGTCTTGTCGGCTCGGTCGGCTTCAGCACGGTGCTGGCTGGCCGAGCGTCGCTCAATGATGTCCTGCAGAAGACAGCGTTCCCGGGAGTGACCGTACTGACCTCGGGTGCAGTTCCACCGAACCCGAGCGAATTACTCGGGTCCTTGGCTGCCAAGAATCTGCTCGATGAGTTGCGTGCCCATTTCGATTTTGTCGTGATCGACTCATCGCCGCTGCTGGCGGTAACCGACGCCGCAATCCTGTCGGCTGGCGCTGACGGCGTGCTGATCGTGGCGCGGTACGGGGAGACAAAACGCGAGCAACTCGCGCATGCGGTTGGAAATCTTAGAAGTGTCGGCGCTCCACTGCTCGGCGCGGTATTCACGATTACGCCCGCGCGCGGAGGCGCGTCATACAGCTATAGCTATTACGGCTACGGCGATGGCCCAACACAGTCGAGTTCCTCCGGTGCGGCTGGTCGTAATGTCGCTCTGTGGCGTCGGCGACGGAACCGGCAGGCGCGCCATAGCGAACCCGCAAACTCAACAACCCATGACGGACTCTAA
- a CDS encoding ISL3 family transposase, protein MSDGTTLLFGLPGVRVERVERWADGTRVVHAVTASESAAACPSCGVLSTSVKARVATAPKDIPYGEARIMLRWHKTRWRCREDYCERGSFTESIAQVPARARTTLRLRTQVGAAIGDAARSVAEVANSHGVSWPTAHRAFVAHAESLLVEPQPTAVLGIDETRRGKPRWEHCAVTQGWVRVDPWDTGFVDLAGDQGLLGQREGRTGAAVIDWLSERTEAFRAGVAYVAIDPAAVYATAIRTPGLLPNATIVVDHFHLVKLGNDAVTKVRQRVTWDLRERRGRKIDPEWANRRRLLRARERLSGKSFAKMWNALIAADDTGQILSAWIAKEELRTLLSTVRVGGDPHLTRHRLHRFLSWCIDSQIPELLTLATTVDTWWPEINAFIATGITNAGTEGYNRLVKQVKRTACGFRNTENSARRIRFHCTRKQRAATQTSC, encoded by the coding sequence GTGTCCGACGGTACGACATTGTTGTTTGGGCTGCCAGGAGTGCGGGTTGAGCGTGTCGAGCGCTGGGCCGACGGGACGCGAGTAGTGCACGCGGTGACCGCGAGCGAGTCCGCGGCGGCGTGCCCGTCGTGTGGGGTGTTGTCCACCTCGGTGAAGGCCCGAGTCGCCACCGCACCGAAGGATATCCCCTACGGTGAAGCGCGAATCATGCTGCGGTGGCACAAGACCCGGTGGCGTTGCCGGGAGGACTACTGTGAACGCGGGTCCTTCACCGAGTCCATCGCGCAGGTGCCGGCGCGGGCCCGCACAACTCTGCGGTTGCGCACTCAGGTCGGTGCGGCGATCGGGGATGCGGCCCGTTCTGTGGCCGAGGTCGCAAACAGCCACGGCGTGTCGTGGCCGACCGCGCACCGCGCGTTCGTCGCCCACGCCGAGTCGCTGCTAGTCGAACCGCAGCCCACCGCGGTGCTGGGCATCGATGAGACCCGCCGCGGAAAGCCCAGGTGGGAACACTGCGCGGTGACGCAGGGGTGGGTGCGGGTGGACCCGTGGGACACCGGGTTCGTCGACCTGGCCGGCGATCAGGGCCTGCTGGGGCAACGGGAAGGCCGCACCGGCGCAGCGGTCATCGACTGGCTCTCTGAGCGCACCGAAGCCTTCCGCGCGGGCGTGGCCTACGTGGCCATCGACCCGGCCGCGGTCTACGCGACAGCGATCCGCACACCCGGCTTGTTGCCCAACGCGACGATCGTGGTCGATCACTTCCACCTGGTGAAGCTCGGCAACGACGCGGTGACCAAGGTGCGTCAACGGGTCACCTGGGATCTACGTGAGCGTCGTGGTCGCAAGATCGACCCGGAATGGGCCAACCGGCGACGGTTGCTGCGCGCTCGGGAACGCCTGTCGGGCAAGAGTTTCGCCAAAATGTGGAACGCCCTCATCGCCGCTGACGACACCGGTCAGATCCTCTCAGCGTGGATCGCCAAGGAAGAACTGCGCACCCTGCTGTCCACCGTGCGCGTCGGCGGCGACCCGCACCTGACCCGGCACCGCCTGCACCGGTTCCTGTCCTGGTGCATCGATTCGCAGATCCCGGAGCTGCTGACCCTGGCCACCACCGTGGACACCTGGTGGCCCGAGATCAACGCCTTCATCGCCACCGGCATCACCAACGCCGGCACCGAGGGCTACAACCGGCTCGTCAAGCAGGTCAAACGCACAGCGTGCGGGTTCAGAAACACAGAAAACTCGGCCCGCCGGATACGCTTCCACTGCACCCGCAAACAGCGGGCCGCAACCCAGACATCATGCTGA
- a CDS encoding PE-PPE domain-containing protein, translated as MRKAGRVVVLFVLSLVSTAVLGAITALLAAVSLAATTALIVPGTGTPNANGVVGYMENFRDYYMQETPCTVADACDLEGINYPASFWPIPLPGWCPNLSCDRFNVSVAKGVQSLEEQLALLEPFLDPDDKLVIAGYSQGARVVSIAKMKYANGEWAGLPTPDAFVFIGNPNRPNGGLLSRLGFLGRIPILDVTTGQPTPTNTGILTEDWAIRWEGIADWPTFLLNPLAVANSILGFAYDHGTYLAFNEDSDPGETPAGYTIEEWEALTTYPLLNPGIVNYQEYGDTKYYTITPKVLPLVRPLHQLPLIGKPIADLLEPALRVIIEETGYARGIPFGAPIGTGFIPIFNPITLFLKLIPAIFQGINNFFANFGLTQEIPLTPPIVTGPAPSVTGEDEETMLVADTGETSRLMVQGNGEEQQQLEVEEKTVLLNVEPEEQVTLTEVIETPVVETPVVETPVVETPVVETPVVETPVVEEPGLNTQDPDVIKDPEENKDPEENKDPELNKDPEEKPKPKPAPDPEPAKVSKNPEPAAA; from the coding sequence ATGCGTAAGGCCGGTCGCGTTGTCGTTCTATTCGTCTTGAGCTTGGTCAGCACCGCGGTTCTGGGTGCCATAACGGCGCTGCTGGCGGCCGTGAGCCTGGCTGCCACCACGGCGCTGATCGTGCCGGGCACGGGCACCCCGAACGCAAACGGCGTCGTCGGATACATGGAGAACTTCCGCGACTACTACATGCAGGAGACGCCTTGTACCGTCGCCGACGCCTGCGATCTCGAGGGTATAAATTATCCCGCGTCATTCTGGCCGATACCGTTGCCCGGCTGGTGCCCGAATTTGTCGTGCGACAGGTTCAACGTTTCGGTGGCGAAGGGTGTGCAGAGCCTCGAAGAACAGCTAGCCCTTCTGGAACCCTTCCTGGACCCCGACGACAAGCTCGTGATCGCCGGCTACTCGCAGGGCGCCCGCGTCGTCAGTATCGCAAAGATGAAGTACGCCAACGGCGAATGGGCAGGCTTGCCGACCCCGGATGCGTTCGTCTTCATCGGCAACCCGAACCGCCCGAATGGTGGCCTCTTGTCGCGATTGGGCTTCCTGGGACGCATTCCGATCCTCGATGTGACGACCGGCCAGCCGACCCCTACCAATACCGGCATCCTCACCGAAGACTGGGCGATTCGGTGGGAGGGCATTGCCGACTGGCCGACATTTCTCTTGAATCCACTGGCGGTGGCCAACTCGATCCTCGGCTTCGCCTACGATCACGGCACGTATCTGGCTTTCAACGAGGACAGTGATCCGGGTGAAACTCCCGCCGGATACACCATCGAGGAGTGGGAAGCCCTCACGACCTACCCGCTGCTTAATCCCGGCATCGTCAACTACCAGGAGTACGGCGACACCAAGTACTACACCATCACGCCGAAGGTCCTGCCGCTTGTGCGGCCGTTGCATCAGCTCCCGTTAATCGGCAAGCCGATCGCCGACCTTCTCGAGCCTGCGCTGCGCGTGATCATTGAAGAGACCGGCTACGCCCGTGGGATTCCGTTCGGCGCCCCCATCGGGACCGGGTTCATCCCGATTTTCAACCCGATCACGCTCTTCCTCAAGCTGATCCCGGCGATCTTCCAGGGCATTAACAACTTCTTCGCCAATTTCGGATTGACCCAGGAGATCCCGCTGACACCTCCGATTGTTACTGGGCCTGCGCCGTCGGTGACCGGCGAGGACGAGGAGACGATGTTGGTCGCCGACACCGGCGAGACGTCCAGGCTGATGGTGCAGGGCAACGGCGAAGAGCAACAGCAGCTTGAAGTCGAGGAGAAGACGGTCCTGCTCAATGTCGAGCCCGAAGAACAGGTCACTTTGACCGAAGTCATCGAGACGCCTGTTGTCGAGACGCCTGTTGTCGAGACGCCTGTTGTCGAGACGCCTGTTGTCGAGACGCCTGTTGTCGAGACGCCTGTTGTCGAGGAGCCCGGGTTGAACACACAGGACCCCGACGTCATCAAGGATCCCGAAGAGAACAAGGACCCCGAAGAGAACAAGGATCCCGAGCTGAACAAGGATCCTGAAGAGAAGCCGAAGCCGAAACCGGCGCCGGACCCCGAGCCCGCCAAAGTTTCAAAGAACCCTGAGCCAGCCGCCGCCTAG
- a CDS encoding cyclopropane mycolic acid synthase family methyltransferase, protein MSDNSTGTKDMTPHFEDIQHHYDLSDDFFGVFQDPTRKYSCAFFTRPDVTLSEAQIANVDQHLDALDLKPGMTLLEVGCGWGLTLQRAMEKYDVNVIGLTLSKNQKAYCDQLLAKLDSERTFDVRLEGWEQFHSPVDRIVSIEAFEHFGFERYDDFFKTCFDILPDDGRMTIQSSVGYHPYDLAERGKKLTFELARFVKFIITEIFPGGRLPTTQMMVEHGEKAGFVVPEPKSLRNHYIKTLGIWADRLERDKEAAIAATDEENYHRYMRYLLGAQYYFIDESIDVSLVTYLKPGAVAA, encoded by the coding sequence ATGTCTGATAACTCCACCGGCACGAAGGATATGACTCCTCATTTCGAGGACATCCAGCACCATTACGACCTGTCGGACGACTTCTTCGGTGTGTTCCAGGATCCGACTCGCAAGTACAGCTGCGCCTTCTTCACCCGCCCCGACGTCACGCTGTCGGAGGCTCAGATCGCCAACGTCGACCAGCACCTCGACGCGCTGGACCTGAAGCCGGGTATGACCCTGCTCGAGGTCGGCTGCGGCTGGGGCCTCACGCTGCAGCGGGCGATGGAGAAGTACGACGTCAACGTCATCGGCCTGACCCTGTCGAAGAATCAAAAGGCCTACTGCGACCAGCTTCTCGCCAAGCTCGACAGCGAGCGGACCTTCGATGTGCGACTGGAGGGATGGGAGCAGTTCCATTCCCCCGTCGACCGGATCGTGTCGATCGAGGCTTTCGAACACTTCGGCTTCGAACGCTACGACGACTTCTTCAAGACCTGTTTCGACATCCTGCCGGATGACGGTCGCATGACCATCCAGAGCAGTGTTGGATACCACCCCTACGACCTGGCCGAGCGCGGCAAGAAGTTGACGTTCGAGTTGGCCCGGTTCGTCAAGTTCATCATCACCGAGATCTTCCCGGGCGGACGCCTGCCGACCACGCAGATGATGGTCGAGCACGGCGAAAAGGCCGGGTTCGTGGTTCCCGAGCCGAAGTCGCTGCGCAACCACTACATCAAGACTCTCGGCATCTGGGCCGACCGGCTGGAGCGCGACAAGGAAGCGGCGATCGCCGCCACCGACGAGGAGAACTACCACCGCTACATGCGGTATCTCCTGGGCGCGCAGTACTACTTCATCGATGAATCCATCGATGTCAGCCTGGTCACCTACCTGAAGCCAGGCGCCGTAGCCGCCTAG